In the Ornithinimicrobium pratense genome, GCCTGACTCACCGTGAGGTCGCCCAGCAGACCGGCGTGCCGCTGGGGACCGCCAAGACCCGGATCAGGGACGGGTTGCACAAGATCCGCCACGCCATGACAGGAGGTGAGCAGTGAGCGACCAGCATCAGACCCCGCCCGAGGGTGAGCCGCACGACCTGGCCGCCCCCTACGCGCTGGACGCGGTGGACGACCTGGAACGTGCCAGGTTCGAGGCCCACCTGTCCGGCTGTGCGGCATGCCAGGCCGAGGTCCGTGACCTTCGCGAGGCGGCGGCGCTCCTGTCCGCGGGTATGGAGCTCGCCCCGCCCGCCAGCCTCCGCCACCGCGTGCTCGAACAGGTCGAGACTCAGCCGCGCCGGCCTGAGTCCCCCGCAGCCGTCCTTGCGGTGGGCGGCGCCTCGCGCGACGAGGCCCAGCCGGCCCCGGCGGCGGCAGGCCGCCCCCGCCGGGGTTGGTGGCTGGCCGCAGCCGCGGCTGTGGTCATCGGCACGGGGGGCTACGTGGCCACACAGGTCCTGCAGGAGCCGGACCCGTCGGCACGCATCGTGCAGGCGCAGGACGCGCGGGAGTTCGACGCGACCACCGGCGAGGCGACGGTGATCGCCTCCGCCGAGCAGGGAGCGGCACTGCTCCGACTGCCGGCAGACCTGGAGCCACCCCCACAGGGGCAGGTGTACCAGGCCTGGTACGTCGGCGGGGACGGCTCGGCCCGGTCGGCGGGTCTGCTGACCGGTGACGTCGTGCAGGAGCGTGAGGTCGTCCTGCAGGGTGACCTGAAGGGGGCCGCCGCCGTGGGGCTGACCCTCGAGCCGGAGGGTGGCTCGGACCAGCCGACGAGCGAGCCGTTCGCCGTGGTCCCGCTCGGCTGACGGCGGCATACCCGCGCTGCGGGCAGCGGCCTGTCCACCCGCCGCTACCCGCCCGCCGCTGTCCACCCGCCGCGGGGACGAGCAGCCGCGAGCCCAGCAGACCTTTGAGCATCGCGGACACGACCAGGGCCGTGGGGGCACGACGGCCCCCACGGCCCTGGCGGGTGAGCTCGTTGGTCACGGTCGGCTCACCCGCGCACCCGGCGGCGGGCCACCACCTGGGTGTCACTACATGATTCGGCGCCGGCGGGATCATGGATGGCAGATGTGAGCAGCATCACGATTTCATGCCAGACCAGGCACTCAGCCGCCCAGGGCAGCCCAGCGCCGCTCGGCCCAGGCCAGCACCCGCTCCCGCCAGCGCGGCCGGAAGGCATACACCGCCGCCAGCCGCGTCACCGTCGCCCGCT is a window encoding:
- a CDS encoding anti-sigma factor; the protein is MSDQHQTPPEGEPHDLAAPYALDAVDDLERARFEAHLSGCAACQAEVRDLREAAALLSAGMELAPPASLRHRVLEQVETQPRRPESPAAVLAVGGASRDEAQPAPAAAGRPRRGWWLAAAAAVVIGTGGYVATQVLQEPDPSARIVQAQDAREFDATTGEATVIASAEQGAALLRLPADLEPPPQGQVYQAWYVGGDGSARSAGLLTGDVVQEREVVLQGDLKGAAAVGLTLEPEGGSDQPTSEPFAVVPLG